GCCGCCTTCCAATCAGCGTTCCAAGAGCTATCAGTTTGCGTTGGCTTAGGCTTTATAGCGTCATACATTGTCCCTGAAATACCCACGGCGAAGTGATAATAAGATTGCATTTCGCGCTCAGGTTGGATGAAAACCTCAACACAATCGGCGCGAAAGATGTCGCTATCCCGCTCTTCGAGCCTGCCAACGACTCTAGGCATCTTCTCCTCGTGGCAATCGAAGGCTATATAAAGCATGCGCTCAGAATAACAAACATAGATTTGCGTATCTTGAGTTGGCATGCGCCAAGTACGCATTAAGAGAGTGTAAGGTACTTTCGTTGCCAGTCCCCACTCATCATCACTTAGCCGGCCGTCAATCGCTATCGGTCGAGTAATCCTCGGAATGGTCAGCAACGGCGATGATGATTTGGGCTCCTCCGCATTTGCTGGAATTTGAGCAAGAACAACTTTGGCGAATACAATTAGTGAAATGGTTTTCAGCGCAACCCTTCGTGCACCCATCTATGTTACCTTTCAGCCCTTTATGCCCGTCATTGTTATTCCTTGAATGAAGGTTCGCTGTGTGAAGAAGAAAAGTATGACAATGGGAATAGTTACGACTGTTGACACAGCCATGAGCATCCCCCAATAGGAACCGTACTGGCTTGAAAACATCGCCAATCCAAGTGAAAGTGTATATTTCGACTGATCAAAGAGGTAGATTAGAGGTCCGAGATAGTCATTCCACGCACCCATAAAGCTAAACAGTGCTACTGTCGCCAGCGCCGGTTTCGAAAGGGGCACTATCACTCCTCGGTATATCTGAAGTTCCGAACAGCCATCGATTCGTGCCGCATCAGTCAAGTCTTTAGGAATAGACATAAAGAACTGCCGGAGGAGGAAAATTAGAAATGCGTTGCCAAGAAACGACGGCACTATCAGTGGGAGAAATGTATCTATCCAGCCAAGCTTGGTAAAAATAGTAAACAATGGAACCATCACTACCTGATAAGGAAGCATCATAGTGCTGAGGAGAAGGAAAAAAACGAAATCTCTTCCTCGCCAAGGTATTATTGCAAGCCCATATGCTACAAGTGAACAAGAAAGCAATGCGCCAATAACGTTGGATACCGAAATAATTAGCGTATTCCTCAAATAGGTAAAAAACGGGACAAAAGTTAAACCCTCGGTATAGTTCGACCACTTAAGTGGATGCGGAATCCACACCGGCGGTATTCGGAAAATTTGGTTTTCAGTCTTAAGAGATGTTGTTATCAACCAGTAAAATGGCAGAAAGAAAGCCACGCTGAAGATAATCAGCGCGCAATAGGTTGCAATTCGTAATACTTTGCTTTCCCTCGCCATAGCCTAGCGTCCTCCATAGTAAACATATCGTGCCGATGTCTTAAAAATTAGCAGGGTAGCTGCCATAATAAGCATAAAAAGCAGCCAAGCCATTGCACAAGCGTACCCCATTTTGAAAAACTGGAATGCATTTTGGAACAAGTACATAGAAAACATCATCGTCGAGTTTACAGGACCGCCCGTTCCGCGAGTCATAACCCATGCCTGAGTGAAATATTGCAGACTACCTATGACACCCATAACAGCAGTAAAGAAAATGTATGGACTCATAAAAGGTATTGTTACGTGACGCGTTTTCTGCCAGCCGGTTGCTCCATCGAGACTTGCCGCCTCATAAAGCTCATGAGGCACGTCTTGAAGTCCCGCAAGATAGATTACAACCCATGCGCCCACACCCCAGACGCTCATTAGAATCAGAGCGGGTTTTGACCAGCGCGGGTCGGCAAGCCATCCTGGACCATTAATTTGTGGGAGGCCAACTGCTGCGAGAATCTTGCCGAACCCTTCTATTATTGCGTTTACTAGGCCGTTCTCGGGATTTAGAATCCATAGCCAGAGTACCGAGCTTGCAACCACAGGAACTATCGACGGGAGGTAGAAAATAGTGCGGAAGAACGCAAGCCCCCGCACTTTCGCATTCAAGAGAACAGCTAGTGCAAAAGCGGTGATAATCCCAAGTGGGACAGCAAACACTGTATAATAAACAGTGTTCCAGAGTGCCTCGCGCAAGAGGCGGTCATGAAGCATGAATTCGTAATTTCCCATCCCTATCCACACAGGCGGCTTGAGTCCTGTATATCGGCAGAAGGAATAATATAGGGATGCGGCCATAGGATATAGTGTGAACCCAACAAGCCCCAGCAATGCGGGAAGAGTAAAGAGTAGCCCATTCCGCATATTTACCTTTTCAATTCGGCTTGTTCTTTTGAACCTTTTCATACTCTGAAGCCACGCCTCTAATTAATACTTGCTACTTCCCGATATATCTTAACTACACGTCGTGCAGTTGCATCCCAATTGAATGTCTTTGCGCGCTTTAACCCCCGAGCAGATAATTCGGACCTTAGTGACATGTTTGATAGCACCTCCGCCATTGCGTCCGCTAGTGCTTCCGGTGTTGGGTCAACGGCTAATCCTGCGTCGCCAATGACTTCCGGCAGAGCTGAGAGATTGCTTGTAATAACAGGCACCCCGCACGCCATTGCCTCCAACGCGGGGAGACCAAATCCTTCGTATACCGAAGGATAGACGCTGAGGTCGGCCGCATTGTAGAAATGTGGCAAATCCTCATTGGACACGACTCCGGTCAGCATCAAGTCTTCCGAGATTCCAATGGAATCAGCCAGCCTTAATAGCTGGCGGTCCTGTCCACGGTGATTTCCCAATATGACAAGTTTGTGCTTTATTGGCAAGATTCCTTTTAGAATCCCAAAAGCACGAATAAGGGAATGGATATTCTTCCTTGCAGGAATCACCCCAACGGTAACAATAAACGACTGGCTTATAGAATACTTTTCTTGAATAATTTTCTTTGAATAAGCTTTATCGAGTGGCTGGAATTGTTCTTCTACCCCTGGATAGACAACCTCAATTTTCTCCGGCGGCACGCAATACAATTCTATCATCTCGCTCTTTGTGAAATTTGAAAGCACAAGTATCCTTGCCGCTCGACGCGCTCCAATTCTCATGCCTAGGTCAAGGAGAAACCGGTCTTTGAATGAAAAGAATTGTGGACACCGTCGGAATGATACATCATGAACAGAAGTAATTATTGGACATGGGGCATATGGGGGCATTGAGTATTGAACATGTGCAACTTGTACCCTATCTTTTCCTAGCATACGCGGGAATGACCACAAGCACCAGTCCCGGCCAGTCAATGCGCTTAGCTGACGAACTGCGAAACCACTAGTTTCTGATGGATTGGGTGGCGGAAGCTTCGAAAATGTATAAAGGAGATATTCATCCTGATGGCCCTCATTAATTCTGGAAATGCCTCCAATTAAACCGCGCCAATACGTCCGGTCGCCGGAGAATCCACCCTGGATGAGGCGAGCATCAATCCCTATTTTCATTTTTCGACCACCGGGCGAGGCATCTTGCAATGCGCAAGATAGGAATCAATGACTTTTTCCACGCCATCATCCAAGCGAATCTCCCCAGCATCAAGCCAAATTGCGCGGCTCGCCACTTCGCGCACTGCTTTCATATCGTGAGATACAAAAATAATTGTCTTGCCTTTGTTTTGAAACTCGCATACTTTTTCGTAGCATCTTTGCTGGAATGCTTCATCACCAACCGCCAGGACCTCATCAACGAGTAGTATGTCTGGGTCCACTTGCACTGCTATTGAGAACCCCAGGCGCATTACCATACCGGAAGAATACGTGCGAAGTGGTGCATCGATGAACCGCTCCAGTTCAGCAAACTTGACTATCTCGTCCATCCGACGACGGACCTCCTTGCGTGGGAGACCCAAGATAGATGCATTTAGATATATATTCTCAATCCCGGTCAAGTCAGGATGGAAACCTGCCCCAAGCTCAAGCAGTGCAGAAACTCGTCCTTTTACTTCAACTAAGCCGGATGTAGGCTTGTAAACAGACCCTATAATCCCTAGAAGAGTGCTCTTGCCCGAACCATTTTCTCCAATTACAGCAAGCGTCTCACCAGATTGAACTGAAAAGCTAATCCCCTTGAGGGCATAAATGATCTCATATTTTGGTCTGCGGAACGAGAGCACTAGCGATTTAAGAGTGCCAAATCTATCATGGTATAGACGAAATGTTTTTGTAAGGTTTTCAATACGTATGATTTCCATATTTAAAGTAACTCAGCAAACAGCCACTTCTTGCGATTGAAAAAGGTATAGCCAGCAATAAAAATTAAAAGTGAAGTTACTGCCGCAAGTCCAAGGTATGTGTAATTCATCCCTAGGTCTCTTATTTCACCAACGTTGAATGGAGGTAGAAGAAGCTTTCGATATGCAATCATTAACATTGAGAGCGGATTTAGATAGAAAAACTTCAGCACAAGCCCCTGGTATGCCGCTGGTATTTTATCCGAATAGTAAATCTGCTCAACAAGAAAAATGATTGGAGTACCATAAAATGCCACTGTAAGAAGCACAGTCATCATGTATTTGATATCTTCATAAAATACATTAAGACATGATATAAACAGTGATATCCCAAGCGTTAGGATAAGCTGGATGAGCACAACAACCGGCAGTAGTAACCAAGTTAGCAAGATGGGAGTTCCCAACACTAGT
This portion of the Armatimonadota bacterium genome encodes:
- a CDS encoding sugar ABC transporter permease, with amino-acid sequence MKRFKRTSRIEKVNMRNGLLFTLPALLGLVGFTLYPMAASLYYSFCRYTGLKPPVWIGMGNYEFMLHDRLLREALWNTVYYTVFAVPLGIITAFALAVLLNAKVRGLAFFRTIFYLPSIVPVVASSVLWLWILNPENGLVNAIIEGFGKILAAVGLPQINGPGWLADPRWSKPALILMSVWGVGAWVVIYLAGLQDVPHELYEAASLDGATGWQKTRHVTIPFMSPYIFFTAVMGVIGSLQYFTQAWVMTRGTGGPVNSTMMFSMYLFQNAFQFFKMGYACAMAWLLFMLIMAATLLIFKTSARYVYYGGR
- a CDS encoding ABC transporter permease → MIRELAELWKYRELVLNLVIRDIRVRYKNSVLGFFWSLANPLLQVATITIVFKFIMNVKIPNYSAYLLCAFLPWTFFQMSLLDSSMSVLMHGDLVKKTYFPREALPVSIVLSNLVHFILALGLFFIYLLVLGTPILLTWLLLPVVVLIQLILTLGISLFISCLNVFYEDIKYMMTVLLTVAFYGTPIIFLVEQIYYSDKIPAAYQGLVLKFFYLNPLSMLMIAYRKLLLPPFNVGEIRDLGMNYTYLGLAAVTSLLIFIAGYTFFNRKKWLFAELL
- a CDS encoding carbohydrate ABC transporter permease, which codes for MARESKVLRIATYCALIIFSVAFFLPFYWLITTSLKTENQIFRIPPVWIPHPLKWSNYTEGLTFVPFFTYLRNTLIISVSNVIGALLSCSLVAYGLAIIPWRGRDFVFFLLLSTMMLPYQVVMVPLFTIFTKLGWIDTFLPLIVPSFLGNAFLIFLLRQFFMSIPKDLTDAARIDGCSELQIYRGVIVPLSKPALATVALFSFMGAWNDYLGPLIYLFDQSKYTLSLGLAMFSSQYGSYWGMLMAVSTVVTIPIVILFFFTQRTFIQGITMTGIKG
- a CDS encoding glycosyltransferase family 4 protein, which codes for MKIGIDARLIQGGFSGDRTYWRGLIGGISRINEGHQDEYLLYTFSKLPPPNPSETSGFAVRQLSALTGRDWCLWSFPRMLGKDRVQVAHVQYSMPPYAPCPIITSVHDVSFRRCPQFFSFKDRFLLDLGMRIGARRAARILVLSNFTKSEMIELYCVPPEKIEVVYPGVEEQFQPLDKAYSKKIIQEKYSISQSFIVTVGVIPARKNIHSLIRAFGILKGILPIKHKLVILGNHRGQDRQLLRLADSIGISEDLMLTGVVSNEDLPHFYNAADLSVYPSVYEGFGLPALEAMACGVPVITSNLSALPEVIGDAGLAVDPTPEALADAMAEVLSNMSLRSELSARGLKRAKTFNWDATARRVVKIYREVASIN
- a CDS encoding ABC transporter ATP-binding protein encodes the protein MEIIRIENLTKTFRLYHDRFGTLKSLVLSFRRPKYEIIYALKGISFSVQSGETLAVIGENGSGKSTLLGIIGSVYKPTSGLVEVKGRVSALLELGAGFHPDLTGIENIYLNASILGLPRKEVRRRMDEIVKFAELERFIDAPLRTYSSGMVMRLGFSIAVQVDPDILLVDEVLAVGDEAFQQRCYEKVCEFQNKGKTIIFVSHDMKAVREVASRAIWLDAGEIRLDDGVEKVIDSYLAHCKMPRPVVEK